Genomic DNA from Taurinivorans muris:
CAGCCATCGCCACCGGCTCTTCCGCCGGAGGACTTGGAGTTATCAGAATTTCCGGACAAAAAGCGAAAGAGATATTAACAACGGTTTTCCGCCCGCGCAAAGCAGCGCGGTTCACGCTCAAACCCCGCTACATGCATTATGGCTCTTTTATTCTCAAAAACAAAGGGCAGAAAGAGCTTTTGGACGAAATACTGGCGGTTTATTTTCCCGCTCCCCATTCCTATACAGGGGAAGACGTTGCGGAAATTCATGCCCATGGAAACAATCTCCTGCTGCATGCCATGCTCGATTACATCCTTTCTTTAGGCATACGCCAAGCGGAAGCCGGGGAATTCACCAAACGCGCGTTTTTGAACGGACGCTTGGACCTCTCCCAAGCGGAAGCCGTGGCTGAAATCATTTCCGCCCCGAGCGTCGAAGGATTGCGCCTTGCGGCGGCGAAACTGCACGGACGCTTAGGACAATGCATTGAAGACCTCCGCACGCAAATCGAATACATACGCCGCAGGCTGTGCCTTGCCATTGATTTTCCCGAAGAAGAGGGAGAATGCCTGCCCCATGCGGAATTTCATGCGCTTGTCGGCAAACTCCAAACGGACATCGAAGCCCTCATCAATGCCTATGACAGGGCAAAGCCTTGGCAGGAAGGAGCCCTGGTTGTGCTCGCGGGACAAGTCAATGCGGGAAAATCAAGCCTTATGAACGCCCTTTTGGGAAGGGAACGTGCCATTGTCACAGACCAGGCAGGCACAACCCGTGATTATTTGGAAGAAGCGACTTCCCTTGCGGGACTTCCCGTCCGGCTGACAGATACGGCAGGGCTTCGCGAAATAGCGTGGATAATGGAAAATTATCAAAACAAAAGCGCGCACTTGGACGATGAACGCACAAAAGAAATCATTGCAGGCATAAACGGCAATGCCCTTTCAGGACGAAACGCCCCCATAAACCCCATTGAAGCGGAGGGAATTTGCCGCAGTCTTTCCTTGATAGAAAAAGCCGACATCGTCTTTCTTGTTTTTGACGGCAATGCGATTTTGAAGCAGTGCCGCAAAGATACAGATGAAATCTATGCCGCCATGCAGGCGGAACTTTCTTTACTGCCAAGCCATGCCAAAACAATCTGCATTTGGAACAAGGCGGACATCGCCCCTCTCGCGCAGGAAGAACTGCGGGTTCTTGAAGAAAAAACGGCTTGTCCCGTCCTCAGCCTTTGTGCGCGTGAAAAAAAACAAGGAACATATTTCCACCACTCCATCGACGACTTAGCCCGAAAAGCACATGAAATGCTCATTGCGGGCAATGAAATAAAAAGCGAAATAGCCCCTAACCGCAGACAGGCGAAACTTCTGCAAAACGCGTATGACGAACTCGCCCTTTTACAAACCGAGATAGACTTCCTTCCGCCGGACATCACGGCAATCCGTCTTGAAAGCGCCGCACAATTTCTTTCAGCCATTACCGGGCTATGCGGCGTGGACGAAACCTTTAATGCTATTTTTGAAGAATTTTGCATTGGCAAATAAGAAAAAACATAAAATTTTTTTTCAATAAAATAACTAATGCATTTATAAAAAAAATGCGTTATAAGTATTTTGATATTGTCAAAATATCAAACGTGATTATTTTTTTCATACCTTTTGGTAAATTCTATTTTGGAGGCTTAAATGCTTACCTCAATTGCTTACGCCGCTGCGGGAAATCCCGGAGCAGCCGGTGAAACCGGCGGACTTTTCGCATCCTTCGTACCTCTTATCCTCATGTTTGTTGTGTTCTATTTCTTATTGATCCGTCCACAACAAAAAAGAGCGAAACAACACAAAGAAATGCTCAACGCATTGAAAAAAGGCGATTATGTTATCACCTCCGGCGGGCTGCTCGGCCGTATCGTTGAAATTGACAACGATATTTTCACCATCGACCTTGGCGATTCCAAAGTCCGCACTCCCCGTTCTTATGTAAGCGGAACATACGACCCAAAACATTTGGAAAAAGTTTCTGAAGAAAACACTCCGGATAAATAAGACAAATTCACCTCTCCTTCTCAAGGAGGGGTTTCTTTGTTCAGAAAGCCAAACTCAATTCGGGATATTCCATGAAATCAATCAACTTTCGTTTATTTCTGTCCATTCTTGTCCTACTGGCAGGATTATACTATTCCTTACCCAACATTCCTGCTATCGGAAACAGTTTCATCAGTGACATGCTTCCGAGCCAGCGTATCAATCTCGGGCTTGACCTCAAGGGCGGAATGAATTTAACCCTTGGCGTTGACGTTGAAAAAGCCATTGAAAGCACTCTTTCCATCACGGGACAAGGCGTTCGTGACCGCATTATTTCCGAAGGGCATACTGTTTTGCGCCCGCGACTGACCGACGGCGAGCTGGAAATCATTGTTCCTAAAAAGGGTGATGCCACAGCAATTAAAGAGATTATCCAAAAATGGTATCCCAACTTGCAGCTCGTTTCCGAAAATGTTTACAATGCCGGTTCCGCCGAGGGACTGAGCTTGAAATATGTGCTGACCGACATGGCGAGAAAAGAAGCGGAAAGCCTCACCCTTGACCAAGTTGTCCGCACCATCAGAAACCGTATCGACCAATTCGGCGTTGCTGAACCCGATATCCGCAAACAATCCAATAATCAGGTGCAGGTTCAGCTCCCAGGGCTGACGGATACAAGCCGCGCAATCCAAATTGTCGGGCAAACCGCCCATCTGGAATTCAGGCTTGTACGCGACGACATCAACCCGAACAGCATGGTTCTGCCTGCCGGCACAAGCCGTTTCCCTCTGCTTGACAAGAAAGGCGGTAAATCGACTGTTATTTTGGATAATGAAGTATTGCTCACAGGTGCCGACATCGCCAATGCCCGCCCCTCTTTCGACCAATACGGTTCTTCCTATGTTTCATTGAAATTCAGCCCGCAGGGGGCTATCGCCTTTGAAAAAATCACAGGCGAAAATATTAAAAAGCGCCTCGCCATTGTTCTTGACGGCGAAGTATACTCCGCCCCCGTCATTCAAGACAGGATCGCAGGCGGCGAAGCAAGCATCAACGGCGACTTCACAACCGAAGAAGCGAACGACTTGGCAGTTGTTCTAAGAGCAGGTTCTTTGCCCGCTCCTGTCAATATTTTGGAAGAGCGCACAGTCGGTCCTTCCCTCGGACAAGAATCCATCAGCAGCGGTATAACCGCTTCCGTAATCGGCGCCTTGCTCGTTCTCGGCATGATGCCTTTGTTCTATGGCTTTTCCGGCATTGTTGCCGATATTCTCTTATGCGGAACACTGACCCTTTTGTTTGCAGGACTTTCCATGTTCGGCGCAACCCTCACCCTTCCGGGAATCGCAGGGGTCGTGCTGACTATCGGCATGGCTGTTGACGCCAACGTGTTGATTTTTGAAAGAATACGCGAGGAACTGCGTTTGGGCATGAGCACGGCGGAAGCCATTCATGCCGGTTTCAGCCGTGCGAGCATTTCCATTATCGACTCCAACATCACCACCATTATCGCCGCGATTATCCTTTACCAATTCGGAACAGGTCCGATACGCGGCTTCGCAATTACCCTCAGTCTCGGAATTGTCGCCTCGATGTTCACTTCTGTTTTTGTCTGCCGTGCATTTTTTGAATGGTGGACAAGCAAAAATCCGGATAAAACGTTGAGCGTGTAGGAGAAGCATATGCCTATTCAACTTATAAAACCTACTGTTAATATTGATTTTGTCGGATATAGGAAAATTGCGTATATCCTTACTTCCCTCGTCATGCTCATCGGTATTTTCGCCATTGTCATGAACAAAGGACTAAGCTACGGCGTCGACTTCGCAGGCGGCGTCATGGTGCAGATTGAATTTAAAAATCCGGTCAGCGACGATGAAGTGAAATCAGCCCTCAAAGATATTGAAATGCCCGGACTTATCGTGCAAAAAATCGATGATGACAACAATCATTATCTCTTGCGTTTCAGCGCGTCCGAAAGCGGGCATAAAAACCTCAGACAAGACCTGAATAAGACTTTGCAGGAAAGTTTCAGCGATAACCAAGTTGAAATCACACGCCTTGAAATGGTCGGTCCCAAAGTCGGCTCCGAACTGCGGGACATGGCTGTCGAAGCTGTTTTCTATTCCATTTTGCTTATCACCGTTTACATTTCCGGACGCTTTGAGCATAACTGGTTCACAGCCGCGGGCATTGCCGTGCTTTTATGGGGAATCATCTTTATTTTGGATTTCCTTTCAACGCAATTCAACATT
This window encodes:
- the secF gene encoding protein translocase subunit SecF, whose protein sequence is MPIQLIKPTVNIDFVGYRKIAYILTSLVMLIGIFAIVMNKGLSYGVDFAGGVMVQIEFKNPVSDDEVKSALKDIEMPGLIVQKIDDDNNHYLLRFSASESGHKNLRQDLNKTLQESFSDNQVEITRLEMVGPKVGSELRDMAVEAVFYSILLITVYISGRFEHNWFTAAGIAVLLWGIIFILDFLSTQFNIVLFNKMYAICFALVVTLILSWKAKLNYSLGALLSLIHDVLVTLGLLTLFGKEIDLNVIAALLTLVGYSLNDTIIVYDRIRENISLIQKQDKKPSIGEVINLSANQTLARTLMTSLTTLAACLSLYLLGGSVINDFALTMLIGIIVGSYSSIFVASPILMAFGDIDLYVSQQTKGEEIEKPGAHGVV
- the secD gene encoding protein translocase subunit SecD gives rise to the protein MKSINFRLFLSILVLLAGLYYSLPNIPAIGNSFISDMLPSQRINLGLDLKGGMNLTLGVDVEKAIESTLSITGQGVRDRIISEGHTVLRPRLTDGELEIIVPKKGDATAIKEIIQKWYPNLQLVSENVYNAGSAEGLSLKYVLTDMARKEAESLTLDQVVRTIRNRIDQFGVAEPDIRKQSNNQVQVQLPGLTDTSRAIQIVGQTAHLEFRLVRDDINPNSMVLPAGTSRFPLLDKKGGKSTVILDNEVLLTGADIANARPSFDQYGSSYVSLKFSPQGAIAFEKITGENIKKRLAIVLDGEVYSAPVIQDRIAGGEASINGDFTTEEANDLAVVLRAGSLPAPVNILEERTVGPSLGQESISSGITASVIGALLVLGMMPLFYGFSGIVADILLCGTLTLLFAGLSMFGATLTLPGIAGVVLTIGMAVDANVLIFERIREELRLGMSTAEAIHAGFSRASISIIDSNITTIIAAIILYQFGTGPIRGFAITLSLGIVASMFTSVFVCRAFFEWWTSKNPDKTLSV
- a CDS encoding tRNA modification GTPase, encoding MDKMDKKDTIAAIATGSSAGGLGVIRISGQKAKEILTTVFRPRKAARFTLKPRYMHYGSFILKNKGQKELLDEILAVYFPAPHSYTGEDVAEIHAHGNNLLLHAMLDYILSLGIRQAEAGEFTKRAFLNGRLDLSQAEAVAEIISAPSVEGLRLAAAKLHGRLGQCIEDLRTQIEYIRRRLCLAIDFPEEEGECLPHAEFHALVGKLQTDIEALINAYDRAKPWQEGALVVLAGQVNAGKSSLMNALLGRERAIVTDQAGTTRDYLEEATSLAGLPVRLTDTAGLREIAWIMENYQNKSAHLDDERTKEIIAGINGNALSGRNAPINPIEAEGICRSLSLIEKADIVFLVFDGNAILKQCRKDTDEIYAAMQAELSLLPSHAKTICIWNKADIAPLAQEELRVLEEKTACPVLSLCAREKKQGTYFHHSIDDLARKAHEMLIAGNEIKSEIAPNRRQAKLLQNAYDELALLQTEIDFLPPDITAIRLESAAQFLSAITGLCGVDETFNAIFEEFCIGK
- the yajC gene encoding preprotein translocase subunit YajC yields the protein MLTSIAYAAAGNPGAAGETGGLFASFVPLILMFVVFYFLLIRPQQKRAKQHKEMLNALKKGDYVITSGGLLGRIVEIDNDIFTIDLGDSKVRTPRSYVSGTYDPKHLEKVSEENTPDK